Proteins from a single region of Campylobacter concisus:
- a CDS encoding TonB-dependent receptor plug domain-containing protein, with product MKISYVLAFALVSNLMLGAEETIDLAPVTVSAKIQKSVLDEPTKAQIVGKGAILENGDIAKSLLNLSGFTMERKGGGGSEVYYRSQTAARLPVLIDGSTLNGGCGMRMDTPITYISAQNYSSVRIVKGPQDVRYGALISGGIFFDREIARLSKPSFGGNVSVLGGSFKRFETTADVVAGNELGSIEVSGGHYESGDYKSGGGQKMHTHYKRNSVSLVGTLTPTETTAL from the coding sequence ATGAAAATTTCTTACGTTTTAGCATTTGCTTTAGTATCAAATTTAATGCTTGGTGCTGAAGAAACGATAGACTTGGCTCCGGTTACCGTTTCTGCAAAGATACAAAAGTCCGTTCTTGACGAACCGACAAAGGCTCAAATAGTAGGCAAAGGCGCGATACTAGAAAACGGCGACATCGCTAAATCGCTTTTAAATTTGAGCGGCTTTACGATGGAGCGCAAGGGTGGAGGCGGCAGCGAGGTTTATTATCGTTCGCAGACGGCGGCTAGACTGCCGGTGCTAATCGACGGTAGCACGCTAAACGGCGGTTGCGGTATGCGCATGGATACGCCCATCACCTACATCTCGGCGCAAAACTACAGCTCGGTTCGTATCGTAAAAGGCCCGCAAGACGTCAGATACGGCGCGCTCATTAGCGGCGGCATATTTTTCGATAGAGAGATAGCAAGGCTGTCAAAACCGAGCTTCGGAGGAAACGTAAGCGTGCTGGGCGGCAGTTTTAAGCGGTTTGAAACTACCGCGGACGTAGTGGCGGGCAACGAGCTGGGCAGCATAGAGGTTTCCGGCGGACACTACGAGAGCGGCGATTATAAAAGCGGCGGCGGGCAGAAAATGCATACGCACTATAAACGCAACAGCGTCTCTCTCGTGGGTACGCTAACGCCTACGGAAACTACCGCATTGTAG
- a CDS encoding TonB-dependent receptor domain-containing protein — translation MRDGIQFDRKSFGLKFEQDVGEHKIRLSSYYHQIDHIMDNFTMRPVVPGTGRGKGYSISHPIRDMYGFKLEGELNFDNLTSFIGAGYSQDSFKWRGAGTGRAGVSKAEMDAAVSKPHVKERKVTYKTIYTQNEYVLENDYGLFGGLRLDAGERKLLKTHKSRKENLFSGFFRYEKYLQNLTLYAGLGHAQRLPDHWETNKDPDLKLNKERNTQLDFGTVLKDKNYELNANFFVSKMDDYIMIKYNPMGMSSNVFNTDALLYGGEIEGDTLLADIFRLGAGVSYVYGKVTKNAGGLKDGDALPKVSPLTFKLSAGLEKPDWFVKADFYANASQNRAQKGYGDVGGMDLGKSDSFWTLGLSAGYKYKNYQFLLAAENLNDAKYAYHNSKGGYGGGIAGYETIPNGTRLYEPGRSFWAKFKVHF, via the coding sequence ATGAGGGACGGCATACAGTTTGACCGTAAGTCTTTCGGACTCAAATTTGAACAAGACGTCGGCGAGCACAAGATTAGGCTAAGCTCATACTATCATCAAATCGATCACATAATGGACAACTTCACCATGCGTCCGGTGGTGCCGGGCACGGGGCGCGGCAAGGGATACAGCATCAGTCACCCGATACGCGATATGTACGGCTTTAAGCTAGAAGGCGAGTTAAATTTCGATAATCTAACCAGCTTCATCGGCGCCGGTTATTCGCAAGACTCCTTTAAATGGCGAGGCGCCGGAACGGGCAGAGCCGGCGTGTCTAAAGCCGAAATGGATGCCGCCGTATCAAAGCCGCACGTAAAAGAGCGCAAGGTAACGTATAAAACGATATACACTCAAAACGAATACGTCCTTGAAAACGACTACGGGCTTTTTGGCGGACTTAGGCTGGACGCGGGCGAGAGAAAACTGCTAAAAACGCATAAGAGCAGGAAAGAAAATTTATTCTCAGGGTTTTTTAGATACGAGAAATATCTACAAAATTTAACGCTCTACGCAGGACTAGGTCACGCGCAAAGGTTACCGGATCACTGGGAAACGAATAAAGACCCAGATCTTAAGCTAAATAAAGAAAGAAACACTCAACTAGACTTTGGCACCGTGCTAAAAGACAAAAACTACGAGCTAAACGCGAATTTCTTTGTCTCGAAGATGGATGATTACATAATGATAAAGTATAACCCTATGGGTATGTCATCAAACGTATTTAATACCGATGCCTTACTATACGGCGGTGAGATCGAGGGCGATACGCTACTAGCCGATATATTTAGGCTAGGGGCGGGTGTATCCTACGTCTACGGCAAGGTGACTAAAAACGCGGGCGGCTTAAAAGACGGCGATGCACTGCCTAAGGTTTCTCCTCTAACGTTTAAACTAAGCGCCGGCCTAGAAAAGCCAGACTGGTTCGTCAAAGCCGACTTCTACGCTAACGCATCGCAAAACCGCGCGCAAAAAGGCTACGGCGACGTGGGCGGTATGGACCTGGGCAAGAGCGATAGCTTCTGGACGCTAGGACTAAGCGCGGGCTATAAATATAAAAATTATCAATTTTTGCTAGCGGCGGAAAATCTAAACGACGCCAAATACGCCTATCATAACTCAAAAGGCGGCTACGGCGGCGGTATCGCAGGCTACGAGACTATCCCGAACGGCACGAGGCTTTATGAGCCAGGTAGAAGCTTTTGGGCGAAATTTAAGGTACATTTTTAG
- a CDS encoding protein-L-isoaspartate(D-aspartate) O-methyltransferase — protein MTQLEAIKCQNLASDIADEITLSPLLFDAIATTEREIFVPITAHAYKLDAQPILGNQWISSPLTVAKMTMALECENMDNILEIGCGSGYQAAILSKLAHRIFSVERIEKLAMEAKKRFEALKIKNVHVRYDDGNNGWRSYAPFDRILLSAAADEISPNLFKQLKNGGILVAPMKKDGKQFIAKFKKDKDGNLEKEYLDECLFVPLLEGRE, from the coding sequence TTGACTCAACTAGAAGCGATAAAATGCCAAAATTTGGCTAGCGATATAGCCGATGAGATCACGTTAAGCCCACTTTTGTTCGATGCGATAGCTACCACTGAGCGTGAAATTTTTGTACCAATCACTGCGCATGCTTATAAGCTCGATGCTCAGCCGATACTGGGCAATCAGTGGATCAGCTCACCGCTAACTGTGGCAAAGATGACAATGGCGCTAGAGTGCGAGAATATGGATAACATCCTAGAAATAGGCTGCGGTAGTGGCTATCAAGCAGCGATTTTAAGCAAACTTGCACATAGAATTTTTAGCGTCGAGCGAATAGAGAAACTAGCCATGGAGGCGAAAAAACGCTTCGAGGCACTAAAAATAAAAAACGTGCATGTAAGATATGATGACGGCAACAATGGCTGGCGAAGCTACGCACCATTTGATCGTATCCTGCTCTCGGCAGCTGCTGATGAGATCTCGCCAAATTTATTTAAGCAGCTTAAAAATGGTGGAATTTTAGTAGCTCCAATGAAAAAAGATGGCAAGCAATTTATCGCTAAATTTAAAAAAGATAAAGATGGAAATTTAGAAAAAGAGTACTTAGATGAGTGCCTTTTTGTGCCACTTCTTGAAGGTAGAGAGTAG
- a CDS encoding carbon-nitrogen hydrolase family protein — MSENLNLISLTLKAKNATDRLEELANLVEAAPENSLLLASELCISGYDFDGFFAGTNKAMLGGMIGSFDAMLLERLQEALSPDKFLGFTHLSSLNKSAGLAKISNLNPHQPKIYNEFLLLNSNNVFHSQFKAELFRPNLEHEIFAAGDVSDINAFDFRGLKLGVLICFELRDSTLWAKLKGCDIIMVPAMWGKAREDAYLSLCKALAIANNCYVMISSSLALEVAGVFLPNGTLVKEMIFDANLIKEIKTNLGIL, encoded by the coding sequence ATGAGCGAAAATTTAAACCTAATAAGCCTAACATTAAAGGCAAAAAATGCAACCGATCGCCTAGAAGAGCTTGCAAATTTAGTTGAAGCTGCGCCTGAAAATTCGCTCCTGCTTGCAAGCGAGCTTTGCATAAGCGGCTATGACTTTGACGGTTTTTTTGCAGGGACGAACAAAGCGATGCTTGGTGGTATGATAGGTAGCTTTGATGCGATGCTACTTGAGCGCTTGCAAGAGGCGCTTAGCCCAGATAAATTTCTTGGTTTTACGCACCTTAGCAGCCTAAACAAAAGCGCAGGACTCGCTAAAATTTCAAATCTAAATCCACACCAGCCAAAAATTTATAACGAATTTTTGCTTCTTAACTCAAATAATGTCTTTCATTCACAATTTAAAGCCGAACTTTTTAGGCCAAATTTAGAGCATGAAATTTTTGCCGCTGGCGATGTGAGCGATATAAATGCATTTGATTTTAGAGGGCTAAAGCTTGGCGTGCTAATATGCTTTGAACTACGCGATAGCACACTTTGGGCAAAGCTAAAAGGATGTGATATCATCATGGTGCCAGCCATGTGGGGCAAGGCTAGAGAGGATGCTTATCTTAGCCTTTGCAAGGCTCTAGCTATCGCAAACAACTGCTATGTCATGATCTCAAGCTCTCTTGCATTAGAAGTTGCTGGGGTATTTTTACCAAATGGCACACTTGTTAAAGAGATGATTTTTGATGCAAATTTAATAAAAGAGATCAAGACAAATTTAGGGATTTTATAA